From a single Lolium rigidum isolate FL_2022 chromosome 7, APGP_CSIRO_Lrig_0.1, whole genome shotgun sequence genomic region:
- the LOC124675190 gene encoding ubiquitin carboxyl-terminal hydrolase 3-like has product MVKRWLPLEANPDVMNQFMWGLGVPEDVGFCDVYGLDDEMLAMVPQPVLAVLLLYPQDGKKESDASTASTVESKEPNKKVYFTKQTVGNACGTIGIIHAVGNAVSRIKLVDGSYFHRFYKQTADMDPIQRAAFLEEDQEMEDAHSVAAAGGDTEAKDGVIEHYVCFSCVDGELYELDGGKPQPIHHGRSSTDSLLQDSARVIKARIVEYPGSINFNVMALSKKD; this is encoded by the exons ATGGTGAAGCGGTGGCTCCCCCTAGAGGCCAACCCCGACGTCATGAACcag TTCATGTGGGGACTGGGAGTCCCGGAGGATGTGGGGTTCTGCGACGTGTACGGGCTAGACGACGAGATGCTCGCCATGGTGCCGCAGCCGGTTCTCGCCGTCCTCTTGCTCTACCCGCAG GATGGGAAGAAGGAATCCGATGCTTCAACTGCCTCCACGGTGGAGAGCAAG GAGCCCAACAAGAAAGTATATTTTACAAAGCAGACTGTTGGCaatgcttgcggaacaattggtatTATTCATGCAGTAGGGAATGCTGTGTCCAGAATCAAGCTAG TTGATGGGTCCTATTTTCATAGATTCTATAAACAAACCGCTGATATGGATCCTATCCAG CGTGCTGCTTTTCTTGAGGAGGACCAAGAAATGGAGGATGCTCATtctgttgctgctgctggtggtgaTACCGAG GCCAAGGATGGGGTGATTGAACATTATGTTTGTTTTTCTTGTGTTGATG GTGAACTTTATGAGCTTGATGGAGGAAAGCCGCAGCCAATACATCACGGACGTTCCTCTACAGATAGCTTGTTGCAG GATTCTGCAAGAGTCATAAAAGCAAGGATTGTGGAGTATCCTGGGTCGATCAACTTCAATGTGATGGCTCTCTCAAAAAAGGATTGA